CCATCTGAAATCATTTAAGTGGGCACCTGCAATATTTTACTATCACGAAACACCCATAAACAACGGATTAAGAACAGTTTTGAAACACATTGTGTATCAAATAGTACGTAAACATTCCTGATACAAGATATCATAATCCAAAAAGCATATATTCATATAATTTGTCTATGTAATGCCACATATACGGAGATAACAAGACCAATGATCACCATTGCAACAAGAGCTTCCCCCTGATGAACATAATAGACTATTCCTGATGCAAGACAAGATCAAAATACACAAATGagcataaattaaagtaaaagaaaagaaaattgatcacaactttaaaaaaacaaaactcaccATTAACAATATTCTTGGTCATCACTCTCCATATCTTGGCACAAATCTTCTGACTCTTCATTGCCTAAATTTAGATTCAtaagaattaaattaaacataaGCTTTTGACCTTACTattagaatataaaaaaacaaaaaaacaaagtgaaCCAACTTACATAGATTTGTTGAttcattctttcttcttttcagatTTGATGGACAATTTCTTTTGTCATGTTGGGCTATCTTTTTGCATAATGcacactttcttttcttcttgttttgagCCAACTCAATACCACtttttagcctttttgaaCCGCTAATATTGTCCTTCTTTCTACCCTTAGTTTGTGAGATATTAGGGTCCAAAAGCAACAATTGAGAGGAATCAATATTAGTACTACATGGATCACCTGTGGTTGAGGAAGGAATTGTTGCATGCTGAGTAGAATTGTCTGACAGTTTCTTGGACAATTCATTTAGAGCTTCGATAAAAGTTGTGTATGCCTCATTTGAAGATGCTGCAATGCAAGCCAACTTTGTTGCTTGATGACACATATGGCTAAGTCGCAAAGCCTCTGATTCTTCTTTACCATCATTTGTcaccaaacttttaaaatcCATTATCCTAAATTTGTTTGCTTCTTGTCTCCATCTTGGAAGAATAAAATGGTCAGGTAGTGTATCTATATCAAGGCGAACAAATACTTTCAACAAATGTCGACAAAGTAttccaacaaactcaaaattttggcaTTCACACATACCTTTGTATGTTTGCAAATTTAACTTCACCACAAACTCTTCATGCTCTCcaagttttgttttcactAGGTATGCATGATATTCGTCGTCACATGGAATTTCTTCAACTTTGTAGAGAGTAACTTTACTCCATTCATCCTTAAACTTGTTGAAAACATTTCTAGTGTAAAACTTTGCTGCATGTTTCAAAAGGAATTCTCCTTCATTCACAATGCGATACTTGTGTTCTGATTCAAAATCTTCATCACTTTCTCTATCCATGATCCTCTTTAGTGCTTGCTCATATTTGACAACAAACTCTCTAAGATTTGTTGTCGGTGTGACGAATCcatcaaaaaaagaattaatacCCTCACTACGTCCAGTAGTGTTCATTCCTGCAAAAAATATGCCACGATTATAAACAGGAACCCAAGAAGAACGTATATCATATAAACTATTCAACCAGTCATCATTAGCCAATTCACATTCTTTCATCAATTCCTTCCacttttcttcaaattccTCTATCTTGTATGTTGACCGAATACATTTCTTcatctgaattttgaatttggacTTCTTGAAGTACACATGTGACAATTTTTCTGCAAACTTCTTTTTAATATGCCAGAGGCATAACCGATGGCGAGTGTTAGGAAAAATCTTGGCAATTGCTCCTTTCATTGCTAAGTCTTGATCAGTAATAATGGAAACTGGATGACGTCCTCCCATTGCTTCAAGCCATGTCTCAAACAACCACAAAAATGTCACCTCTGTCTCATCTTGTAAAAGTGCACATCCAAATTGTATTGATTGCAAATGGTGGTTTACTCCTGTGAATGGTGCAAATGGCATATCATACTTGTTTGTCCTATAGGTTGTGTCAAATGTGACTACATCTCCAAAATAGTTGTACGCCATGCGTGATCGAGCATCCACCCAAAAGAAATTAGCTGCCCTTCCGTTTTCATCACATTGAATggcataaaaaaattgaggatTCTCAGCTTGCTTCTTCCTAAAGTAAGTAAGGACTGACTGTGCATCACCTCCATCCAGTTGTCTATGCCGGACATTTCTCAAGTGGTTATAACAATCTCTATTGTTAAAACCAATATGCGGGCCACCAAAGATTGAAGGAACTTTTGCAATTGGCAAATTTTCTTCATGAAATGTTTCAGTCAGAATTTTAGCTGCTTTCGGCATAACCCTATTTGACTTCATTTTCATTCTTCTTTCCGGTGTAACTGGCTTGTGATTGTGAGAGTCttggaaacttgaaacttTCCATTTGTTTGACCATCTATCAAGCTTAATTCTCATACTTGCTTTGCATCCACATTTCACTGTAGAACAATTTTTACCCGTTCTCTTCATATTCTCAATCTCATTTATGTCTTTCTCATCATTCTCTTCTAAAGCCTTCTGTGATGTATTTTTGGGCACGTATTTTCCTTCATGTGCACAAACAAATTGTCTACTCGTTACCTCATCTAAACGCCTTCTTGTCTTGGAGGAAGATCGAGTTCTAATCCAGAATCCCTCTTGTCGGCCATACTCTTCATAATAGTTTCTTGCTTCTTCCATTGTGTCAAATACCATCCCTGAATAAGGCGCTTTTAATTGtgtcactttcttttttggagtacttgtttcaccattctccaCTTGAATTATCTCCTCTACCTATTGAACATATATTAATCATTCTTAACGATGCAACTTAGAAACATATTATACATATGTTAAACTTTCATATTGACACAAGATGAAATATAATGGAATAAACTTTCATactgattttaaaaaataattcttatGTTAAAAACAATCATTAATGGCActacgaaatattttttaacataAGAATTCTTAATGGCCCAATAATTCAGCAATCCTAAGATCGTATAAACTTTCATATAACatcatatttataaaaaataaaatataaaaaattcagcaATTCTAATTGTCTACAGGAAGAGCTACaacaaagattaaaaaaaataaaaaaatagaaaaataaaatctcagATGAAGGTAACATACCAAAGATATGCACTGAGAGTTGGAGGAAATATCTTGTGTGCGCTCCAACATTTTGATGAGGCAATATTGTATTCAGATATGAGAAATTGCTTTGACATAAAAGAACTATACTGAAGATGAATTCATGGTTGCGTATATGCTGTGCATGAAGAAGGATGAAGAAGGATAAACTGAAAAGAGTCCTTATTAGAccttaataaatatttgagattaaagaggagagagagagagagagagagagagagagagagagagagaggcgtgCGAATGTGGGGTTTGGGTATTTAGTTTTTGGTGagattctttatttattagatcctaataaatatttgagattaaaGAGGCAGGAGAGATTACGTCTTCCAGCAAAAAggttggagagagaaaaatttccttttatttttatgagagagaataaaattaatgattgtctatttaaaaaaaattaaaactacttGCCATGTAATATTTAATCTCAACCATTAAAAGTGGAGTAATCTAATGGCccaaaaattgtgtcaaaacttgtgtcaaaaacGTAGTGCCACGGATCCGCCCCCATGGGCCgggcttgagaaagcccatcaGACCGGGCCGGGCCTTAACGGGCCCACTTCAtttgaaaaaatcataaacttaatcataagggcattttagtccaaatttgagattaaactcacttaattccaatattttcacatcaaaccaaattcataaaacacctcAATAACACACAACTTAATAAgatttccacaaaaataataaaaccaaatattatttttgaggttattacataattagaccaTAATtcgttttaagaaataattttaaaaaataataagtatcaaaaaaatattttttttgaaggatgatatgaataaatatgccaatgtttggtgatgtgtttaagaaaagcatgattatatttggtggtacgattatgtttcgtgatatgattatatttgatgatatgatatgttgttcatcttatatatatatatatatatatatatacagtcccgatctcttggactacaggggtccaagagatttgcggtcactcaccgttggatgtaaattcaacgattcactcactcttgcactttttttaagaaatttttttaaaccgTTAGatgttacatccaacggtgggtgaccactatggtccaagagatcggggctgtatatatatatatatatatatatatataattgttgtattaataattgacacaaattaatgtgctaatcatccaattataaactaggaatgagtaaagaaaagtcaatgaaatgaaacaaattatatatgtgatttaagtgatataatcctaaacctaaactctcatttgtacataattatatatatgtatacggGCCGAACGGGCTGagctttcttgggcttaaCCGAGCTGGGCCTATGGGCCGGACTGGGCTTCAGACACCCAAGCCCAAACCTAGCCCAGCCCAGCCTAGCCCAAGGCAGCTCGAgccatctcaaagcccataacAGGGCCGAGTCGGGCCTTTTTTCGATGGGCCGGGCAGGCCCCCATCGGCCCATGAGCCCgtgggccaaatgatgaggcctacaTCCAAGTGTCAGTTAGTCAATTTGTTTGGTTGGTCTATAGTCTCATTTGGGACTACTTCTTTAGAAAACACTTTTGCTCATGTACATTTTTGTGGTGAACACTTTTATTATAAGAAACGTCGAAATTTTTAGTGTAAAAGCATTTAGAAATGCTTTTCCATAAAACGCTATTATGAACCATGAGTACTTCTAAATGATTTTTTGTCAAACGCAATTAAAAACACTTTTGATTAGAAGTTAGAACTCGCTTCTATAGAAAACACTTTTGCTCATGTACATTTTTGTGGTGAACACTTTTATTATAAGAAATGTCAAAAAATTTCGTGTAAAAGCATTTAGAAATGCTTTTCCATAAAACGCTATTATGAACCATAAGTACTTCTAAATGATTTTTGTCAAACGCAGTTAAAAGCACTTTTGATTAGAAATTAGAACTCATCAAATTGGCGTTCCTCCTTGTATCATGATAAAGATTTTGGTAATAGATCACGTTCAAACATCATTAATTATGGTATCAAGAAACTTTAACAAGCTTCACTGTTCGTCTTAATTTGGGATGCAGATGTCCTCAAAATTAGGCTGCAAATGCATTGTTTCGCCACTCAAATGGTAGTTTTGTCCGGCTTTTCTTGGTACATGTATATCTTGATCCAATTTATCAAAGTAGATTGTTAAGAGGTGTCCAAGATTTTTGTATCAGAAAGCTAAATCTAGTTTGTGTAGCACAAGTAATCACATCCATGAGATGTGTAACCCATTATCAATCAAAGAGAACCAAATCAAAAGAGCAATTTAATCTAATAATTAGTAGTGACAAAATGAATAGAGGAAATCAAAAGGGAAGCCACTTTCTTTACTAAGCACACTAATGTTTTGATGGACTGATTTCTTACAATAGGAATTCGGAAAGTAACGTGCATTTTCGATGTTCCATATTTCAAGGGTTAACTATGGCATATGAAAAACCTATTCATCAGGAGAAGATCGTTCATCATCAGGAGAAGATCGTTCATCATCAGAAGACCCCTCCTTTC
Above is a window of Prunus persica cultivar Lovell chromosome G2, Prunus_persica_NCBIv2, whole genome shotgun sequence DNA encoding:
- the LOC18787048 gene encoding protein FAR1-RELATED SEQUENCE 5 isoform X2 → MKRTGKNCSTVKCGCKASMRIKLDRWSNKWKVSSFQDSHNHKPVTPERRMKMKSNRVMPKAAKILTETFHEENLPIAKVPSIFGGPHIGFNNRDCYNHLRNVRHRQLDGGDAQSVLTYFRKKQAENPQFFYAIQCDENGRAANFFWVDARSRMAYNYFGDVVTFDTTYRTNKYDMPFAPFTGVNHHLQSIQFGCALLQDETEVTFLWLFETWLEAMGGRHPVSIITDQDLAMKGAIAKIFPNTRHRLCLWHIKKKFAEKLSHVYFKKSKFKIQMKKCIRSTYKIEEFEEKWKELMKECELANDDWLNSLYDIRSSWVPVYNRGIFFAGMNTTGRSEGINSFFDGFVTPTTNLREFVVKYEQALKRIMDRESDEDFESEHKYRIVNEGEFLLKHAAKFYTRNVFNKFKDEWSKVTLYKVEEIPCDDEYHAYLVKTKLGEHEEFVVKLNLQTYKDTLPDHFILPRWRQEANKFRIMDFKSLVTNDGKEESEALRLSHMCHQATKLACIAASSNEAYTTFIEALNELSKKLSDNSTQHATIPSSTTGDPCSTNIDSSQLLLLDPNISQTKGRKKDNISGSKRLKSGIELAQNKKKRKCALCKKIAQHDKRNCPSNLKRRKNESTNLCNEESEDLCQDMESDDQEYC
- the LOC18787048 gene encoding protein FAR1-RELATED SEQUENCE 5 isoform X1, with the protein product MKRTGKNCSTVKCGCKASMRIKLDRWSNKWKVSSFQDSHNHKPVTPERRMKMKSNRVMPKAAKILTETFHEENLPIAKVPSIFGGPHIGFNNRDCYNHLRNVRHRQLDGGDAQSVLTYFRKKQAENPQFFYAIQCDENGRAANFFWVDARSRMAYNYFGDVVTFDTTYRTNKYDMPFAPFTGVNHHLQSIQFGCALLQDETEVTFLWLFETWLEAMGGRHPVSIITDQDLAMKGAIAKIFPNTRHRLCLWHIKKKFAEKLSHVYFKKSKFKIQMKKCIRSTYKIEEFEEKWKELMKECELANDDWLNSLYDIRSSWVPVYNRGIFFAGMNTTGRSEGINSFFDGFVTPTTNLREFVVKYEQALKRIMDRESDEDFESEHKYRIVNEGEFLLKHAAKFYTRNVFNKFKDEWSKVTLYKVEEIPCDDEYHAYLVKTKLGEHEEFVVKLNLQTYKGMCECQNFEFVGILCRHLLKVFVRLDIDTLPDHFILPRWRQEANKFRIMDFKSLVTNDGKEESEALRLSHMCHQATKLACIAASSNEAYTTFIEALNELSKKLSDNSTQHATIPSSTTGDPCSTNIDSSQLLLLDPNISQTKGRKKDNISGSKRLKSGIELAQNKKKRKCALCKKIAQHDKRNCPSNLKRRKNESTNLCNEESEDLCQDMESDDQEYC